A window from Dissulfurirhabdus thermomarina encodes these proteins:
- a CDS encoding TRAP transporter large permease: protein MAREEAAVILAGLLLLAAALAGTPLFAVIAAAALLGFHAAGVDLSVVPMEIYRITETPVLLAIPLFTFAGYVASESRASRRLVALTDALLGWMPGGLAVVALVACAFFTALTGASGVTIIALGALLYPALRQAGYDDRFSLGLLTSSGSLGLLFPPSIALILYGIVAQQLDAGGGTVAIGDLFLAGLLPGLLMVALLSAACVWWGRRRTAPVAAFSARAAWTALRAAAWELPLPVVVLGGIYSGYFAISEAAAVSVLYVLVVEVLVYREVRPRDLPRIMRESMVLVGGVLVILGVSLASTNYLIDAQVPARLFAFIQAHIQSRLTFLLLLNLFLLVLGMLLDIFSALVIVVPLVLPVAVGYGIDPLHLGIIFLANMQIGYCTPPVGINLFIASYRFKKPVTELYLASLPFLAILLLAVLVITYWPALSLVLVR, encoded by the coding sequence ATGGCTCGGGAGGAAGCGGCCGTGATCCTCGCCGGGCTCCTGCTCCTCGCCGCGGCCCTGGCCGGGACGCCGCTCTTCGCGGTGATCGCCGCCGCGGCGCTCCTCGGTTTCCACGCCGCCGGGGTGGACCTCTCCGTGGTGCCCATGGAGATCTACCGGATCACGGAGACGCCGGTCCTCCTCGCCATCCCGCTCTTCACCTTCGCCGGGTACGTGGCCAGCGAGAGCCGGGCCTCCCGGCGCCTCGTGGCCCTCACCGACGCCCTCCTCGGCTGGATGCCCGGGGGACTCGCCGTGGTGGCCCTCGTGGCCTGCGCCTTCTTCACGGCCCTCACCGGGGCCTCGGGGGTCACCATCATCGCCCTCGGGGCCCTGCTCTACCCGGCGCTCCGGCAGGCGGGCTACGACGACCGGTTCAGCCTGGGGCTCCTGACCTCCTCCGGGAGCCTGGGGCTCCTCTTCCCGCCCTCCATCGCCCTCATCCTGTACGGGATCGTGGCCCAGCAGCTGGACGCCGGGGGAGGCACCGTGGCCATCGGCGACCTCTTCTTGGCGGGGCTTCTGCCGGGGCTCCTCATGGTGGCGCTCTTGTCGGCCGCCTGCGTGTGGTGGGGGCGGCGGCGCACCGCCCCCGTCGCGGCCTTCTCCGCCCGCGCGGCCTGGACGGCCCTCCGGGCCGCGGCCTGGGAGCTGCCCCTCCCCGTGGTGGTCCTCGGCGGGATCTACTCCGGCTACTTCGCCATCTCCGAGGCGGCGGCCGTCTCGGTGCTCTACGTGCTGGTGGTGGAGGTCCTCGTCTACCGGGAGGTCCGGCCGCGGGATCTCCCGCGCATCATGCGCGAGTCCATGGTGCTGGTGGGCGGCGTGCTGGTCATCCTCGGCGTCTCCCTGGCCTCCACCAACTACCTCATCGACGCCCAGGTGCCGGCCCGTCTCTTCGCCTTCATCCAGGCCCACATCCAGAGCCGGCTGACCTTCCTCCTGCTCCTGAACCTCTTCCTCCTGGTCCTCGGCATGCTGCTCGACATCTTCTCGGCCCTGGTGATCGTGGTCCCCCTGGTCCTGCCGGTGGCCGTGGGCTACGGCATCGACCCGCTGCACCTGGGGATCATCTTCCTCGCCAACATGCAGATCGGCTACTGCACCCCGCCGGTGGGCATCAACCTCTTCATCGCCAGCTACCGCTTCAAGAAGCCCGTCACCGAGCTCTACCTGGCCAGCCTCCCCTTCCTGGCGATCCTGCTCCTGGCGGTCCTGGTCATCACCTACTGGCCCGCGCTCTCCCTGGTCCTCGTCCGCTGA